The nucleotide window ttgcatttctttttcttggggatggttttggtccccatatcctgtacaatgttacaaaactccatccatagttcttcagacactctaccagatctaattgcttgaatctatttgtcacttctcctgcataataataagggatttgatttagatcatacctcaCTGacctagtggctttccctattttgttcaatttaagcctaaattttgcaataaggagctgatgatctgagccacagtcagctccaggtcttgtttttgctgactgtatcaagcttcttcatctttggctgcaaagaatataattgatttgatttcagtatttaccatctggtgatgtccatgtgtagagtcatctcttgttgGAAaaaagtgtttgctatgaccagtgcattctcttgccaaaactctgttagcctttgccctgcttcattttgtactccaaggccaaacttgcctgttactccaggtatctcttgacttactattttgcattccagtcccctatgatgaaagggtttttttgtttgtttgtttgtttgtttttgatgttagttttagatcttgtaggtcttcatagaaccattcaacttcagcttctttggcattagtgcctggggcacaggcttggattactgtgatgttgaatggtttggaaatgaatggagatcattctgttgtttttaagactgcacccaagtactgcattgtggactcttttgttgaccaggagggctactccatttcttctataagattcttgcccatagtagtagatataatggtcatctgaattaaattcacccattctcatccattttggttagttcacagattcctaaaatgtcattgttgactcttgcatctcctgcttgaccatgtccaatttaccttgatttatggacctaacattttgGGTTGCTAcacaatatttttgtttatagcaatggactttactttcaccaccagacacatccacaattgAGTGACATTTCCACTTTAGGCCAGCCTCTTCATTTTTTATGgaactatttctccactcttccccagtagcatattggacacctacccaCCTGGGGTAGGGGGGCgcggggctcatcttccagtgtcatatattttgccttttcattttgttcatgcagttctcaaggcaagaatactgaagtggtttgccattacttttccagtggaccacattttatcaggCCCTGACTAGCAGGGACATGCCCTTCAGCCACTCCATCTAGCTGGAGGACATGCCCAGCACCCTGGTTGACCCACTGCTGGTCCTCATTGAGCATGTAAACCTTTGCCAGGGGCCAGGGCAAAGGTCTACTGGAGTTGCCAGGAAGGGGGTCCAAGGAAGGCTGGAGCCAAGGTTGGAGGATGCCCAGGAGCATAGGGCTCCCCagcctcactgctgctgctaggtGCCCTGGGGCTGATCTGCCACCTGCATGGCCCACTGCCAGCTGATCTCTGACCCCTGCCTTTCCTCTCTAGCTCCTTGTCGTTATTGCCCAGGCCTGTTGAGACCAGCCTAACTGAGTGGGGCACTCAGTGCTTCCCGACTTCACACCCCATCATGCTAGGAACTCAGGGGCTCTAGTCACTACCCTGCTTCTGCCTCCATGGTGATCTCTGCAAACCCACTACCTGTGACTCTACCACCTCTTTAGGGCACCACTGCCTCTTCAATCTACCACTGCCATGTTTTCCAGCTGCCATCTTGAACCAACTGAGCTCAGCATGACCTCAGCCATATATTCCCAATGCCTGGCCTCCCAAGGGCTCCCACCCCGTATCCAGGGAGAGTACAAGATAAGCCCAAAATATTTTGTAGTGCTGGGAAGTAAAAAGTGCTCAAGGAATGATGAAGATATGGGAGAAGAATATAGAAACCATCTTAAATAAATGTCCACTGACCAAATCTGGGGCAAATTtaagcatcaaaataaataataatagtaacagatTACAACTCATTGACTGAAATGACaatccatactgatataaataaacacTAATGTAACAGAATGTAAGGAGAAGAGAAAACTGCACTTCACCATAGAACACCAACTAACAAATGTAGATGGAATAAGGGAAGTAGAGTACCACTTGGCAATTATTATAGTAGAATTGATTTGTACAGTATTCATCAATGGATATTACACTGGGTGGGTGGAAGTTTGATGGGGGATAGTATATCAGAGTAGTTTCAGAGTATTTCCCCAGAACACACTCAGTAAAGTGTTGAAAATGGTGagtttgggaattccctggcaccccagtggttaggacttggcactttcactgctggagCCCAAGTTTAAACCCTGGTTGGGAACCGAAGATCCCGAAAGTCACAGGGCACGgccaaattcaaaataaatttaaaataaataataaaaaagaaagaaaacggtGACTTTACAGTGGAAAAACCTGACAGACACCACCTTGAACAGGtgactgccggggtccagcctcggcaggatccaggggataccctcaggatgaacggcgccggcgagagacagagagagagagaagacacgtgagaccagccttgatagggccaagtctgcgagggagagagagagaaagagagagagaatgaccagacgggggtgtttgcagggtctggcagagtctggcaatgctttatttttaaccatggcttttataccctaaattagtacatttctaaggggaaaatagtttaacattacatcagcttgttcttcacgaaaccagggtgttttctgcatacttctttgtttatgagggtcttgtacattatcttctggccttggggcctattaacattttgtgcaagtcaggtgaatgtaaacctattttctgtttctatggtgaccttaactgaaaggtagcagtctcatagggcaacagtacagagtagaagtataaccttgttaatacaaaaattaatccttctgcagaagttgtcagttgcgtttatctaagaagtttaccccacactgactctgcgactttggtgaggcagcttctgcctagccctcctggctgacaattaacaaccatttcattgttaccacactagggctaagttcttatttctctagatctttaactatattaacaatggtttctataacacaaccttagcaagttaaaagcaaaaacacagcaagcaaacgtcaacccaataaccatctttagaataatttttcttgtgttttctaataggacttccTCACccccccgaagggctctatgtctattagggcctttatatgatcaggttctttatgttattttatgattagggtattataagcaatcatgcatattaataccaagggcataaatgcatttgccaaaaaaactaaaataccagcaaaggagtttaaattaaaacactcctttcaccctgcaTAATCTCATAAAAtgccaccacctgggaaacttattgattaaagttctaaattgattcttatttggaaagagatggaggaaggccttctgcctgtgtcacagaaattagggagtagtctattgaggcaggcgtcagaaagacagatatcatctttaaggtgagcgccaggggcagcttttcaaaatccctgaaaacctgatccgccttgcctgtcaggttttctccctcatgaccttgtcatgggtgggatcttgtgTGCCGGCTCCCAGCAGGTGACAAAGGTTAGCATCATCAGTGGAATAAGCTGATGTCCTGTGCCTCCTGATGTGATACACTGAGAACACAGCGAAACATTTTTTGAGTAGCACTCCTGCCCAAAACTTATGTCTTGACTTGAGGAAACACCAGATGGTCCAGGTTGAGGAACATactacagagtcaaaggcttgTACTCTTTAAAACGGTCAAGGTCACAAAAGATAAGGAAGGAGTGAGGAAATGGTCTAGTAGATTAAAGCAGATCAAAGACATATGACAAGGAATTGTAATGTATGACTATGGATTTGAATTCCGAcctagaaaggaaaaggagacatTGGGCAGTAGGTGAAATTTGAATAGGATCCATGGACAGGATGGTAGTATTGTATCAGTGATAATTTCCTGGTTGGGAGGGTTGCAAAAAGGTTATAGAATCATGTACTCATATTTGAGGaaaatacacaatgaaatatttagaGGTGAAATAGCACCATGTCTGCAACTTGCTCTCAGAATGATCAGCAAAGGAGTAATGATAATGGAGAGGAAGGGGACGAAATGGTAAATGTTAATGATGGTAGAATCTGATTTAAGAAGTTAAGGGAGTTCTTTGTAGtcttcttgcaacttttctgtaagttttgaaattatttccccaAAAAACACCTAAAAAATTAAAGCGAAGAACTTTTTCAGAAGGACAAAGATCTTCCTTTCAGCCTACAAACCTGCTCAAATCTCTCTGACactaaacaaagcaaaactaaaaacaaaacaaaataatgaagccCACAGCCACTTACCGTCACCACTTCCTCCCTGCTGGACATCAGGATGTTGAGGAAACACCACTGGGCCTAGTGTCAGGAAGTCTCTGTTTGATGCTGGTTCTGCCACTCCTTAACTATGTGACTCTGGCCACATCATTTAAcccttctaagcctcagtttcctcatgaggGAAAAACAGCATCTCCCTGACAGAGCTGCCATGGGCTCAAGGGAGGGAAGGAACATGAAAGCAGGTTATAACCTCTAACATGTTTGACAAATACTAACTGCACTTTAACTCCTGGTGATACAGGACTATTGTCTTCACACGCTGCTACAATGCATCCTCTTCTTGGAGCTCAACCTAGGCTCTGCAAAACTGTACACAGCTCAGCATAGTCTTTGTCTGCTGATAGTCTCCGTTCTTGGGTGCCTTTATTGCCCCTTTGACTTCTTCTCAACCCTGCCTTCCCCCTCTGCCAGTCTGTTCCAGACTGATGCCCACTTGGGTTTGTTCTTGGTCCTTTCCTCTTCATCTGCTTgctcattcccatctcttgaggaggAACTCCATCAGCATTTCCAGTGCTGATGATACCCCAGCTCATAGCTTCTGCATTGGCTTCTCTTCTCAGTATTCCATCTCTGTGTGGGCATTCCCACCTGCCCtttgttccatatttttattaatttttgttaagAGTAGAGTTGCTTTgccatgttgtgttggtttctgctgcgcagcaaagtgaatcagttacaccttcacacatatccactcttttttagctTTCCTCCCCATttcggtcaccacagagcattgagtagcgttccctgtgctgtccagtaggtgctcattagttatctattttctacatagtagtgtatatatgtcagtcccagtctcccaattcatcctcctcctccgcttggtaactgtaagtttgttctctacacccgtgactatttctgctttgcaagtagttcatctgtgtcttttttttttttttattccacatatgaGAAACattatacgatatttgtttttctctttttgaattatttgactctccaggtccatccacatctctgcaaatggcactattttgatcctttttatattttgaataatattccattgtatatatgtaccacatcttccttttccattcctctgtcgatggatatttagtttgcttccaagtcctggctattgtaaatagtgctgcagtgaacgtcAGGGAGCATGCATCCATTagaattctggtttcctctggacatatgcctaggagtggaattgctgagtcatatctaGTAGCTCTAGTTTAGGTTTTCAAgtaacttccatactgttctccatagtggctgcaccagtttacattcctacccacagtgtaggagggttcccttttctccacaccctctccagcaattattgtttgtagattttttgatgatggtcattctgacgggtgtgaggtggtacctcattatagCTTTGACTTTCCGCATGCACTTTAAATTCACCTTGGGTGACactcaatgtttttctttttacttacttCTCATGTTCTcttctgtatttaaaatattatttccttctaATACTTGGGCTAGAAATGTAGAAGTCATTTATTACTGTGGTTGTATGCTTATTGAACATCTACTACGTGCAAGATACTACCCTACATACTTTGCATTCTCAATTTGCTTTATTCCTTGAAAGAATTCTTTTGACTTAGGAAATAGATGGACTTCAGGCTAGACATTTACAACTGGCCTCCTATTTGCATTTCATGGGGCACAAATAAGTGGGCTTCAGGCTGGATACTTAAAACTGTTAGCATTTTCTGAGATAAGAGATAGGTGGGCTCCAGTTAAGCATTTACAATCAACCTCCTGTTTGCCCTCTgaaatggaagtaacaacagaaacagggtaaatagccagTGTTTGTCTCTTGTAAACATCTTAAGGTAATAGTCATGGCAATAATCAAGGTAATAgtcatggcaaggacaaagaggggGCAAAATCCTGTTTGAGTCAAGGATTAAGGGATCTCTgctccccaaccccccccccccacatcccCCTTTTGGGGACAAGGGAGACACTACACATAGGCAGAGAGGCTCCTTGTGGGTCAAAAGTCAAGGTATAACTCCAGGCCATAATGAGCCTTGCTCCTCTCAGAAGCCTTCACTTcgagatccatcttggctgaggggtGTGTGAGCACCCAGGAGAGGGTCCCAGGGTAGCtcaggtgtggaaaaagaaaccagataattggCCGAAGGAAGACAAAGGCCCAGCAGAACTGACGTATATAAATGACTTAACCTCTTTACTGCGCTCCTCCCCCTCTCTAGGGAggatgcccacaccctttctctctgTTTTGCTTCTAGCTCATCTAAACACATGGTTCCTCTGCTCTCTCACTTGTTGTTGTACTATGTCTATagaaataaactttgtacctgcatttacagtttctgcctctatgataaatacatttttcacTGGGGACAAAGACCCAGGGAAAAATAGCTTTTAGCCTCTGGCCCTTGCTGGTCcggtggctaggattcctggttctcATCCAGGCTACCtaagttcagttcctgggcaggAAATTAAGATCGCACTTCATGCCACCACTCACTGCTACCTCATCGAGATCACTATGAACTAGATCCTACTTCATTCCATTTTACAAAGCTGGAATATGAGGTTCAGAGAGCTTAAATAACTGTGAAcccaaggttcagttcagttcagttcagtcgctcagtcgtgtccgactctttgtgaccccatgaaccacagcttgcgagccctccctgtccatcaccatctcccagagtccacccaaacccatgtccattgtgttggtgatgccatccaaccatctcatactccgtcatccccttctcctcctgccctcaatctttaccagcatcagggtctttccaaatgagtcatcaggtagccaaagtattggagtttcagcttcaacatcagtccctccaatgaatacccaggactgatctcctttaggatggactggttggatctccttgtagttcaagggactctcaacagtcttctccaacgccacagttcaaaagcatcaattcttctgcgctcagctttccttatagtccaactttcacatccatatgtgactactggaaaaaccatagccttgactagatggacccttgttggcaaagtaatgtctctgctttttaacatgctgcctaggttggtcataactttccttccaaggagcaagtgtcttttaatttcatggctgcaattaccatccgcagtgattttggagcccagaaaaataaagtcagccagccactgtttcccaatctatttgccatgaagtgacgggactgttGTAGGAAcagggaccccttccagggcccgaaactgggctcttgtctaacactcggaaatgaattgtccgaggagacacatgtgctgacaaagcaagagattttattgggaagggcagccgggtggagagcaggagggtaagggaacccaggagaactgctctgccgcatggctcacagttttatggtgatggaatTAGTTTCtaggtggtctttggccaatcattctaattcagagtctttcctgatgGCGCAcgcgcattgctcagccaagatggatgctagcgagagggattctgggacgTGGACAGACACGCAGTGTcttcttttgacctttcccgaactcttccagttggtggtggcttattagttccgcattccttatcaggatctcctgtcataaaacaactcatgcaaatagttactatggtgcctggccagggtgggcggtttcaatcagcaTGCTTTCCctaacaggaccagatgccatgatcttagttttctgaacgttgagccttaaaccaactttttcactctcctctttcactttcattaagaagctctttagttcttcttcactttctgccataagggtggtgtcatctgcatatctgaggttattgatatttcaaacttgattccagcttgtgcttcatccagcccagtgtttctcatgatgtactctgaatagaaattaaataagcagggtgacaacatacagccttgacgtactccttttcctatttggaaccagtctgttggtccatgtccagttctgtttcttcctgacctgcatacaggcttctcaagaggcaggtcaggtggtctggtattcccaactctttcagagttttccacagtttattgtgatccacacagtcaaaggctttggcatagtcaataaagcagaaatagatgtttttctggaactctcctgctttttcgatgatccagcggatgttggcaatttgatctctgattcctctgcctttacaTAGCCAATAAACTAGAATTTGATAATAGGcttgtctgactccaaagttcaTTCTCTTAATCACTATACTGATTTCTTCCTGAATTCTCACATACAGTTGTTCATCAGGGCCTTTAAATTTCATTAATGAAATGTTtcttgagtcagttcttcccttaCTTTGTTCACTACTCTGTTCAGACATGTATCCCATGTATACACTACATGTATACACCACATGTATAGTgcttttttctaattataaatgtgatatatattgGCTGTAAGAAAATTCATTACACAAAATACTaaggaacattttaaaagaagaaaaaaaggaaagaaaactcacTACAGATCTAGATAGTGCAAGTCCCCCAACTCCAAGGTTCAAAGATAATCACCATTAACCGTTTAGTATACATTCCTTAGTTTTTTCTACGAATGTAGTAGCATAATATGCCTTTTAAAGATGGAATCACAGGTGCCTCATTACCACAGTGGGTAGCGCGTCAGTCTCATAAAATGTGCtcagtccagtctgactctttgtgatctcatggactccagcccatcaggttcctctatctgtggaattttccaggcaagaatactgaagtgggttgacatttcctcctccaggggatcttcccaactcagggatggaacccaagtctcctacatctcctgcactggctggtgaattctttaccactgagacatggGTTATCTTACACATGTTTTATACAAAGTTCAAAAGGCACAAAAGGGTATATTATGAAGAATAAGTCTCCTTTCACCCTTGTTCGCCTAACCATCCATTGGAACTGCTGTCACCAATTTCTTGGGTCACCTTCTGGGGACCCATTTCTTTTAATAGCACCACAGCTTCCCACTATGGTGTATCAAACCCCTGTACcaaattattttggtttttctttaggttgtttccaatacTATTACCCACTAGGATCTAAATCCCACGTCTATCTTTATCAATCACCGATTAACTCTTAGCTTGTACCATAATTCATCTATCCACGTCTCTACTGATAAAGAATTGAGGCTTAAATACCATCTGCCCTCCTTGTAGGGCACTTGTGCTGTTAAGCCCTCCTTTTGCTGAAATAGTTATGTTAAGTTCTCCTCCACCAAACTGTAAGCTCGTTAAAGGCAGAGAGGAGTAttcatatttatctttgtattatCATAGCCTAGCCCCGAATTTGGTCCCGGAACATACAGATACGTTCAAAACGCTTGCGTGTAATAATAATTGAATCTCGGGCGCTGAGTTCGTATATCGATTGTGGGGCTGCGGAGAAAGCGGAAAACCCCCTCGGCCTCAAAGAGCCCGGAACTATTGTAGGAAGGACCCTTGTTTCTCCCGGAGGATTTTAGTCGCAAAGCGTGCCCCGCACAAACATGGTTCCTATGCACCGGAAGTACCCTGTTATTTGCTGGGATAAGTTCTTCCGCGGGGCGGAAAAGGTATGTCTGAATGTGTTTCGACTATTTACAGCCCCCTTTCCTTGCAGGGCCTCATGAGTAAGCTGTGGCGGCGCGGGAGCACCTCTGGGGCTATGGAGGCCCCTGAGCCTGGTAAGCGTGGATCCATAAGGCAAGTTAGGCCTTCGCATAAAAGCAGTCTCTTTCTTGATCCTTTGAGCTTCCCCCGGGTACTTCGCCACAGGTGGGAAGCAAAAAGGCGGGGCTGTTGTTATGGTAATACCAGAATACTGCGGGGACTATAGGACCCTTCGGGGTACTGGGCTTTTCTTGCCCCGCTCCCATACATCTTTGACAGGCTCTCCTTCTGCAGGGGAAGCCCTGGAGTTGAGTCTAGCGGGTGGTCACGGCCACGGAGTGCACAAGAAAAAGCACAAGAAACACaagaagaaacacaagaaaaaacaCTACCAGGAAGAGGAGGTTGGGCCAACGCAGCAGTCTCCTGCCAAGCCCCAGCTCAAACTCAAAATCAAGTTGGGCGGGCAGGTCTTGGGGACCAAGAGGTAAGGCCAAGAGAGCCGAGGTTTTACTTGGGGGACTTTAGAAGCAGgcagagacagaaggagaaactGGCTGCAGTTTTCAGAAGACAGAGAATGGATGCTGTGACTTCAGGGCCCAGGTTAATGTAGCTAGAACCCAAGAGGGCGTAGGGAAGACGATGTACTGAGCAGGAGACAGTTGCTCAGCTTACAGAGTGGTTGCTTCTCTGCAGTGTTCCTACCTTCACTGTGATCCCTGAAGGTCCTCGCTCACCCTCTCCCCTTATGGTTGTGGACAATGAAGAGGAACCTGTGGAAGGAGTCCCCCTTGAGCAGTACCGTGCCTGGCTGGGTGAGAAGGATCTAGAGGTGGGGAAACTGGGTTTCTCATTATACCTGGTTAAGGGAAGAGGGTTCGTTCTAAGGAAGGTGAGAATTTTGCGCGTCCCAGTATTAACTTGGACAAATTAAGGTTCCCAATCTGAACAATTCTACTTTTAGCTCTCCAACTTTACTTTCCAGATGAAGACAGTAATctgtccccctccccactgcGGGACCTGTCTGGGGGGTtaggagggcaggaggaagaggaagaacagAGGTGGCtggatgccttggagaagggggAGCTGGACGATAATGGAGATCTCAAGAAGGAGATCAATGAACGGCTGCTCACTGCTCGACAGGTAAGTAGGTTCATTCTTTATTCGTTTGCGAAACTGATACTGAGAACTTTGCCTGTCTGGAGAACTTTGCAAGGCAGCAGGGATATcagcagtggagaaaagacagacaaGGTTTCTGTCTTCATGGAGCTAGTATTGTGtagtaaataattttgaaaaactggaatgtttataacaaaaatagggtgatgaaatagaaagtagaaaacaaacaacattAGATAGGGTAGTCTGGAAAGACCTCTCTAAAAATATCATGTTTCCAATACCAGAGAagctttccaggcagagagaCCAGCAGGGGCAAAGACCCTGAGAGCAGAACATGCCTAATCACGGTCAAGGAGAAGAATAAATGTGACTATGACAAAACGGTGGTATGCAGAGAAGTGATATGTTTGGTTTATATTTCAGTAGATTACTTTGGCTTCTTAGTGGTGGTAAACGATAGAAACAAGACCAGATAGGAAGCTATGGAAGTAGTCAGGTAAGAGATGGTGGTGGCTTGAACCAAGGTGAAATGAGTTGCAGAAACCAGAtggattctggatatatttaGGAAACAGACACTTgttg belongs to Cervus elaphus chromosome 11, mCerEla1.1, whole genome shotgun sequence and includes:
- the INO80B gene encoding INO80 complex subunit B → MSECVSTIYSPLSLQGLMSKLWRRGSTSGAMEAPEPGEALELSLAGGHGHGVHKKKHKKHKKKHKKKHYQEEEVGPTQQSPAKPQLKLKIKLGGQVLGTKSVPTFTVIPEGPRSPSPLMVVDNEEEPVEGVPLEQYRAWLDEDSNLSPSPLRDLSGGLGGQEEEEEQRWLDALEKGELDDNGDLKKEINERLLTARQRALLQKARSQPSPMLSLPVAGGCPAPALTEEMLLKREERARKRRLQAARRAEEHKNQTIERLTKTAAPSGRGGRGASRGERRGGRAVAPAPMVRYSSGAQGSTLSFPPGVPAPAPVSQRPSPSGPPPRCSVPGCPHPRRYACSRTGQALCSLQCYRINLQMRLGGPEGPGSPLLAT